In Mercenaria mercenaria strain notata unplaced genomic scaffold, MADL_Memer_1 contig_1648, whole genome shotgun sequence, a genomic segment contains:
- the LOC123526633 gene encoding uncharacterized protein LOC123526633, producing MEGWIVCITISFLIPETIFLFVGFFTPHWVSDSACDAVGLFYKCCSVSDDNIRNITANSTSDVNLSSMINVSRSNNETAVSTKCEYKGAESLDVRILGLEATTLALVMLPVLLIPLFICSDESEGCTERLEQLSLLGSMSHCIAGIIS from the exons ATGGAGGGATGGATAGTGTGTATAACTATTAGTTTTTTAATACCTGAAACGATTTTCCTATTCGTGGGATTCTTCACTCCTCACTGGGTGTCAGATTCGGCTTGCGATGCAGTTGGTTTGTTCTATAAATGTTGTTCGGTGTCCGACGACAACATTCGAAATATAACCGCCAATAGTACCAGTGATGTCAACCTCAGCAGTATGATTAATGTTAGCCGGTCTAACAATGAAACAGCTGTTTCCACAAAATGTGAATACAAAGGTGCAGAga GTCTAGATGTCCGTATTCTTGGATTAGAAGCAACAACATTAGCATTGGTAATGTTACCTGTTCTCCTGATACCTCTGTTCATATGCAGTGATGAATCGGAAGGATGTACAGAAAGGCTAGAACAGTTATCATTACTTGGTTCCATGAGCCATTGTATTGCAGGTATAATCTCTTAA